One Brassica napus cultivar Da-Ae chromosome C4, Da-Ae, whole genome shotgun sequence genomic region harbors:
- the LOC106391300 gene encoding death-associated inhibitor of apoptosis 1 → MSQLGDLLRESADETRSGRTMMLSLLEEDRIDGEDRATSKWSTLKQRLRFDWVGCCGGPTLLRLRGSEAPVAEEDEDDEEEEETSGQNRVVNLSNSVRDPGLVVDTECLTRGTRNLAEALAEERLARGENVTEASVAKVPLMKLLAETEGCDATTWTGADPLCCVCMGREKGAAFIPCGHTYCRVCSREIWMNRGSCPLCNRSIFDVLDLY, encoded by the coding sequence ATGAGTCAGCTCGGGGACCTACTGAGAGAATCGGCGGATGAAACCAGAAGTGGAAGGACCATGATGCTGAGTTTACTCGAGGAAGATCGAATCGACGGTGAAGATCGAGCGACGAGCAAGTGGAGTACGCTGAAACAACGGCTGAGATTTGATTGGGTTGGCTGTTGCGGTGGACCCACCTTGCTGCGTCTCAGAGGATCAGAAGCACCAGTCGCCGAGGAAGACGAAGATgacgaggaggaggaagaaaccTCGGGTCAAAACCGGGTCGTTAACTTGTCGAATTCGGTTCGGGATCCGGGTTTGGTTGTGGACACGGAGTGTTTAACACGAGGCACAAGGAATCTCGCGGAGGCTCTTGCGGAGGAGAGACTAGCGCGGGGCGAGAACGTGACGGAGGCTTCGGTTGCTAAGGTACCGTTGATGAAATTGCTTGCGGAAACGGAGGGTTGCGATGCGACCACGTGGACCGGTGCTGATCCTTTGTGTTGCGTGTGTATGGGAAGGGAGAAAGGCGCGGCGTTTATCCCATGTGGGCATACGTATTGTAGAGTGTGTTCAAGGGAGATTTGGATGAACCGTGGATCGTGTCCTCTTTGTAACCGTTCCATATTTGACGTTCTTGATCTTTACtga